A single region of the Sorghum bicolor cultivar BTx623 chromosome 7, Sorghum_bicolor_NCBIv3, whole genome shotgun sequence genome encodes:
- the LOC8067049 gene encoding uncharacterized protein LOC8067049, with protein MEVDPAADERRKNKGGLEWELERHYDDLEREMMLMAADDRPHKQQRWRHRPDLLQNCDLPPPAKLFGPVPTLQRLETAAAKDDGLLRALRLSQSRAREAEDKLAAAGATNVDLAALLVRDSVALSAHRRWVMMLEAENSLLRGRGEGADPEPQPDPDHGAGGVAVWWVALAVCVGVGLALGRFLC; from the exons ATGGAGGTGGATCCGGCGGCGGACGAGAGGAGGAAGAACAAGGGCGGGCTGGAGTGGGAGCTGGAGCGCCACTACGACGACTTAGAGCGGGAGATGATGCTGATGGCCGCCGACGACCGGCCGCACAAGCAGCAGCGGTGGCGGCACCGGCCCGATCTGCTCCAGAACTGCGACCTGCCCCCACCGGCCAAGCTCTTCGGCCCCGTCCCCACTCTGCAGAG GCTGGAGACCGCCGCTGCCAAGGACGACGGCCTGCTGCGGGCGCTGCGCTTGTCGCAGTCGCGCGCGCGGGAGGCGGAGGACAAGCTGGCGGCCGCGGGCGCCACCAACGTCGACCTCGCGGCGCTGCTCGTGCGGGACTCCGTCGCGCTGTCCGCGCACCGCCGCTGGGTCATGATGCTGGAGGCCGAGAACTCCCTGCTCCGAGGACGAGGAGAAGGTGCGGACCCGGAACCGCAACCAGACCCAGACCACGGCGCCGGCGGGGTGGCCGTGTGGTGGGTCGCGCTCGCCGTCTGCGTCGGCGTCGGCCTCGCGCTCGGCAGGTTCCTCTGCTGA
- the LOC8055386 gene encoding RNA-binding protein CP33, chloroplastic, with protein sequence MALPLARLVLPGFPACQCQPRPPLRFPKHHVSFAAPASSRAAFAACAAASAPAAPAAQAPEAETVEQVGPRTRLVAQNIPWDSTADEMRALFQTHGSVVGVELSMYSASKNRGLAFVTMGSEEDALAALTHLNSTILNDRKIKVDFARPRKKQPKQPVVVSNPMEKYIVFVGNLTWRVRNRHLRELFASAPGVISAEVIFHTTTPRRSAGYAFVSFSSKETAEAAISAFNGKILMGRPINVMLKDENGKKNESSVPKEEAEVESSN encoded by the exons ATGGCTCTTCCCCTCGCCCGCCTCGTCCTACCCGGGTTCCCCGCCTGCCAGTGCCAGCCACGGCCCCCCCTGCGCTTCCCGAAGCACCACGTCTCCTTCGCCGCCCCTGCCAGTTCTCGCGCCGCCTTCGCTGCCTGCGCGGCGGCTAGTGCGCCGGCGGCCCCAGCTGCCCAAGCGCCGGAGGCGGAGACGGTCGAGCAAGTGGGCCCGAGGACACGCCTCGTCGCGCAGAACATCCCGTGGGACTCCACGGCCGACGAAATGCGCGCGCTCTTCCAGACCCACGGCTCAGTCGTCGGCGTCGAG CTTTCAATGTACAGTGCCAGTAAAAACAGAGGATTGGCGTTTGTAACCATGGGTTCAGAAGAGGATGCTCTTGCAGCTCTCACCCATCTCAATTCAACT ATTTTAAATGATAGAAAAATTAAGGTGGACTTTGCAAGACCTAGAAAGAAGCAACCTAAGCAACCTGTTGTGGTATCAAATCCCATGGAAAAGTATATTGTGTTTGTCGGAAATTTGACATGGAGAGTAAGAAATCGTCACCTTCGGGAATTATTTGCCTCTGCCCCAGGTGTGATATCAGCTGAAGTCATCTTTCATACCACCACTCCGAGGCGATCTGCTGGTTATGCATTTGTTTCTTTTTCTTCAAAAGAGACCGCAGAGGccgccatatctgctttcaatGGAAAG ATATTGATGGGACGGCCCATTAATGTGATGCTCAAAGATGAAAATGGTAAAAAGAATGAATCTTCTGTCCCAAAGGAGGAGGCCGAGGTGGAATCATCTAACTAG
- the LOC110436893 gene encoding basic blue protein-like, with the protein MASRSALIALLVVVSSVAAASAATFTVGDSSGWTLGNVNYDNWASGKTFAAGDQLVFNFATGAHDVVVVDKSGYDSCSTSNAANTIQTGPATVTLTSGTHYYICGITGHCGAGMKLTVTVGSGSGSSPSTPPTPAGSTPATPSAPAPAGTGTPGSASVRLTAGPALAVAAAALLVKLALF; encoded by the exons ATGGCGTCCCGTTCCGCTCTGATCGCGCTGCTCGTCGTTGTGAGCTCCGTGGCGGCGGCCTCGGCGgccacgttcaccgtcggcgacAGTAGCGGGTGGACTCTTGGCAACGTCAACTACGACAACTGGGCCAGTGGCAAGACCTTCGCAGCTGGTGATCAGCTAG TGTTCAACTTCGCGACCGGTGCCCACGACGTTGTGGTGGTGGACAAGAGCGGATACGACAGCTGCTCCACCAGCAACGCCGCCAACACCATCCAGACCGGACCGGCCACCGTCACCCTCACCTCCGGCACTCACTACTACATCTGCGGCATCACCGGCCACTGCGGTGCCGGCATGAAGCTCACTGTCACCgtcggctccggctccggctcctccCCCTCGACGCCCCCGACCCCCGCCGGCAGCACACCCGCCACCCCCAGCGCCCCTGCCCCGGCTGGCACTGGCACCCCGGGCAGCGCGTCCGTGCGCCTCACGGCCGGCCCCGCGCTCgccgtggccgccgccgccttgcTCGTCaagctcgccctcttctga